A window of the Tunturibacter empetritectus genome harbors these coding sequences:
- a CDS encoding GH39 family glycosyl hydrolase, translated as MSRQNRLLQLSLILLCTAWPCFSQSQPPAEVAITIDAHAATTPFPHFWEQMFGSGRAILTLREAYREDLRAVKKVADFRYVRFHAILHDEVGVYNEDEHGNPVYNFAYVDSIYDGLLKNGVRPVVEISFMPKKLAFNPDALHPFWYKQNVSPPKSMERWDDLIQHFAQHLVERYGIDEVSQWYFEVWNEPNIDFWNGIPRQESYFDLYDHTARTLKSVNPRLRVGGPATAAAQWIPEFLQHTSDNHVPVDFVSTHGYADDTVHNMFGTNEDIAMDDRVGRAIAKVRGEINHSATPHLPLFWTEWNVPGQMESRDTIYVGSALANTVRECDGNVDMLSFWTFSDVFEEGGPTSTPFRGDFGLRAFDGINKPSYYAYGLLHQLGDQRLANTSNNIIVTRTANGNLAIAAWNLVDPGQQGISLELNLHLASVPQNAKVAIQRADQTHGNVLPQWAAMGKPKNPTPAQAEQLNRETALPAPEQTALRNGTLHLSLTPNALVLIQVEDSQH; from the coding sequence ATGAGCCGACAAAACCGACTCCTGCAACTCTCTCTCATCCTTTTATGCACTGCGTGGCCTTGCTTCTCTCAGTCTCAGCCGCCTGCTGAAGTAGCCATCACAATCGACGCCCACGCCGCCACAACACCATTCCCGCATTTTTGGGAGCAGATGTTCGGCTCCGGGCGCGCCATCCTCACCCTGCGCGAAGCCTATCGCGAAGACCTCCGCGCCGTGAAAAAAGTGGCGGACTTCCGCTACGTCCGCTTCCACGCCATCCTCCACGACGAAGTCGGCGTCTACAACGAGGACGAGCACGGCAACCCCGTCTACAACTTCGCCTACGTCGACTCCATCTACGACGGCCTCTTGAAGAATGGCGTCCGTCCTGTCGTAGAGATCAGCTTCATGCCCAAAAAGCTTGCCTTCAACCCCGACGCCCTACACCCCTTCTGGTACAAGCAGAACGTCTCACCGCCAAAGAGCATGGAGCGCTGGGACGACCTCATCCAGCACTTCGCCCAGCACCTCGTCGAGCGCTATGGCATCGACGAAGTCTCCCAGTGGTACTTCGAAGTCTGGAACGAGCCCAACATCGACTTCTGGAACGGCATCCCGCGCCAGGAATCGTACTTCGATCTCTACGATCACACTGCGCGCACACTCAAATCCGTCAACCCACGTCTGCGAGTAGGCGGCCCTGCCACCGCAGCGGCACAATGGATCCCAGAGTTCCTTCAACACACATCAGACAACCACGTCCCCGTCGACTTTGTATCGACCCACGGCTACGCCGACGACACCGTCCACAACATGTTCGGCACCAACGAAGACATCGCCATGGACGACCGCGTAGGCCGCGCCATAGCCAAGGTTCGCGGAGAGATCAATCACTCCGCCACCCCTCACCTCCCGCTCTTCTGGACCGAATGGAACGTCCCCGGCCAAATGGAATCGCGCGACACCATCTATGTCGGCTCAGCGCTGGCCAACACAGTCCGTGAGTGCGACGGCAACGTAGACATGCTCTCCTTCTGGACCTTCTCTGACGTCTTCGAAGAAGGCGGCCCCACCAGCACTCCCTTCCGCGGAGACTTCGGGCTACGCGCCTTCGACGGCATCAACAAGCCCAGCTACTACGCCTACGGTCTCCTGCACCAACTCGGCGACCAACGCCTTGCCAACACCTCCAACAACATAATCGTCACACGAACAGCAAACGGAAACCTGGCCATCGCAGCCTGGAATCTCGTTGACCCCGGCCAGCAAGGCATCTCTCTAGAACTCAACCTTCATCTGGCCAGCGTCCCGCAAAACGCGAAGGTCGCGATTCAAAGAGCCGATCAGACCCACGGCAACGTCCTACCCCAGTGGGCAGCCATGGGCAAACCCAAAAACCCCACACCCGCCCAGGCCGAGCAACTCAACCGCGAGACCGCACTTCCCGCCCCGGAGCAGACAGCACTTCGCAATGGAACTCTCCACCTCAGCCTCACTCCAAACGCGTTGGTCCTGATTCAAGTCGAAGACTCGCAACACTGA
- a CDS encoding GH39 family glycosyl hydrolase, whose protein sequence is MIRSRTLALAALSLSLISTMGLHAQTTEQVKIDANAPTTPFPHFWEQTFGSGRAILSLRQSYRDDLRTVKTVTDFKSVRFHGIFLDEVGLYDPDATTQNPGLPPEKVQGAGIYNFSYIDQIYDGLLANNVRPFIELSFMPRKMAADPNQTQSFFYKPVVSPPKDYALWDAMITAFAQHLITRYGINEVATWNFEVWNEPNLDFWGGRPNIPTYFELYDHTALALKKVSQRIRVGGPSTAQAAYVADFLKHCKENNIPVDFASTHVYANDTAKDVFHTDEQIPRDLMVYRAVKKVHDEIAASPYPKMPLIFSEYNASYSNEPDVTDTTYLGSWLANNIRQCDGLTESMSYWTFSDVFEEQGVVRTPFYGGFGLVAANGIPKPSFNAFAMLHRLGDHRIKLDNDDALATKSTDGAVEIALWNYAPPFGIGAAYTPPPTSKGPDKNFQLTFTGVPSSAKVELLRVDDDHGNAVKEFDAMGRPRDLTQDQIKKLRAAGAMAPAEKLRLSNGHLQIAVPPHGLVLLIVK, encoded by the coding sequence ATGATTCGGTCCCGCACGCTCGCCCTGGCCGCGCTTAGCCTCAGCCTTATCAGCACGATGGGCCTCCACGCTCAGACAACCGAGCAAGTAAAGATAGACGCCAACGCTCCTACCACTCCCTTCCCCCACTTCTGGGAACAGACCTTCGGCTCCGGTCGCGCCATCCTCTCTCTCCGTCAGAGCTACCGCGACGACCTCCGCACCGTAAAGACCGTAACCGACTTCAAATCAGTGCGCTTCCACGGCATCTTCCTCGACGAAGTCGGCCTCTACGACCCCGACGCCACCACGCAAAACCCCGGCCTCCCTCCCGAAAAAGTTCAGGGCGCCGGCATCTACAACTTCTCCTACATCGACCAGATCTACGACGGCCTCCTCGCCAACAACGTCCGCCCTTTCATAGAGTTAAGCTTCATGCCCCGCAAGATGGCCGCCGATCCAAACCAGACGCAGTCCTTCTTCTACAAGCCCGTCGTCTCGCCGCCAAAGGACTACGCCCTCTGGGACGCCATGATCACCGCCTTCGCCCAGCACCTCATAACCCGCTATGGAATCAACGAAGTAGCAACCTGGAACTTTGAAGTCTGGAACGAGCCAAATCTGGATTTCTGGGGCGGCCGCCCCAACATCCCCACCTACTTCGAGCTCTACGACCACACCGCCCTCGCACTCAAAAAAGTCAGCCAACGAATCCGCGTAGGCGGCCCATCGACAGCCCAGGCCGCGTACGTCGCCGACTTTCTCAAGCACTGTAAAGAGAACAACATACCAGTCGACTTCGCCTCCACCCACGTCTACGCGAATGACACCGCCAAAGATGTCTTCCACACCGACGAACAGATTCCCCGCGACCTCATGGTCTATCGCGCAGTCAAAAAAGTGCACGACGAGATCGCCGCCTCACCCTACCCAAAGATGCCTCTCATCTTCAGCGAATACAACGCCAGCTACTCGAACGAGCCCGACGTCACCGACACCACCTACCTCGGATCATGGCTCGCCAACAACATTCGCCAGTGCGACGGCCTCACCGAGTCGATGAGCTACTGGACGTTCTCCGATGTCTTCGAGGAGCAGGGAGTCGTACGGACGCCCTTCTACGGCGGCTTTGGCCTCGTCGCTGCCAATGGCATTCCCAAGCCGTCATTCAACGCCTTCGCCATGCTGCATCGTCTTGGAGACCACCGAATTAAACTAGACAACGACGACGCACTCGCAACCAAATCGACCGATGGCGCCGTAGAAATCGCTCTCTGGAACTACGCCCCACCCTTCGGCATCGGAGCCGCCTACACTCCTCCTCCCACCAGCAAAGGTCCAGATAAAAACTTTCAGCTAACCTTTACCGGCGTTCCATCAAGCGCGAAAGTCGAACTCTTGCGAGTGGATGACGACCACGGAAACGCAGTGAAAGAGTTCGACGCCATGGGCAGGCCGCGCGACCTCACCCAGGATCAGATCAAAAAGTTGAGAGCCGCCGGTGCGATGGCGCCCGCAGAAAAACTCCGGCTCTCCAACGGTCATCTCCAGATCGCTGTGCCGCCACACGGCCTCGTCCTTCTCATAGTTAAGTGA
- a CDS encoding TonB-dependent receptor domain-containing protein, with protein sequence MQHFHSSSFSPLPRLRPHRLGSTLLAILFSLCAVTAHAQFRASIQGTVTDPQGEVVPGATLTLTDTDTNHPITAISNASGVYNFSALPPDHFTLTAAAKGFKQQVIQDLHIIPEQPNAVNVTLELGEATTSVTVNGDTLPPLDTETASISGTVDSNQIQHLPSTGRDVFQLVQLAPGVFGDGAQSSNPGNANQLPGTQGPGGANRSNGIFQTENGPQANANGGQYETNGIQIDGISTVSAVWGGTSVITPSEDSVGNIKVLSNGYDAENGRFSGAQIQVTSKTGSNQFHGSAYFRASRPGLNAYQRYNGAGTFQPGTPSERGLLRDSERANQIGGSVGGPILHDRLFAFFSYETQRNNSQTPGTGWYETAAFQALAPANSISKTYLSFPGSLVSASSLIDQTCANAGLAEGVNCVTIPGQGLNIGSPLKQALGTQDLTWQSVTNPGVGGGLSNVPDIAFYNTLNPSSQIASQYNGRLDADITKKDHAAFAVYWVPLTSTTYNSSVRAYNLFNHEQNNEAYSIIYNHIFSPTFLNEARANDAGYRYNEVTSNPQAPFGLPLAIVENLGSATLGTFGAGGPAVLNQHTFTYKDVATKIAGNHTIKFGGEVTRLYYLNDAINAARPLYSFYNIWDFLNDAPEREDASFNPATGTPSANRQDTREDLYGFFIQDDWKALPNLTLNAGLRYSYFGPFSSKENNLGVVVLGSGATGFTGLTVRQGGNLTNAQKGNFGPQFGFAFSPDMFHGKAVFRGGYGLNYNQSEISITSNSGNNPPGILSVSYASGSPTTIDPRIVYGIAPDPKSLFGYPPNPNAIGGFNSANLPVRGGAFLYAFQPNQPTIYTQHFSLDTQIDLGHQFVATVGYQGSTTKHLIVQTFLYANAFAAGIPQNNLVQNIDEYANTGNSNNNSLLLGFKHQMSHQFMFDAEFNYAKTMDTGSGPFYMDPYPYLPYLAYGRSDFNYGKAFKLYGLWQPKFFHGNSFLSKVADGWSVSGIFNLHTGFPFTPTYNVPGGSLYYSASPYNTLRPASYNGGAKNSSSNNAFENGRPNVNFPNAGPAQPYFTAPVAPTAGSSGFASGLPQLPGIARNSFNGPGYKDFDATLVKSFGLPKARIIGEDAAIEIRADAFNLFNNINLTPSTIVTNIETPNFGQATSGLSGRIVNLQARFSF encoded by the coding sequence ATGCAGCACTTTCATTCCAGCAGCTTCTCCCCACTCCCGAGACTCCGCCCCCATAGGCTCGGCTCAACATTGCTCGCCATCCTCTTCAGCTTGTGCGCGGTCACAGCGCACGCCCAATTCCGCGCGTCCATCCAGGGAACCGTCACCGACCCGCAGGGCGAAGTCGTCCCCGGCGCAACTCTGACTCTTACCGACACCGACACCAACCATCCCATCACCGCTATCTCAAATGCAAGCGGCGTCTATAACTTCAGCGCGCTGCCTCCCGACCACTTCACCCTCACCGCCGCGGCCAAGGGATTCAAGCAGCAGGTCATCCAGGACCTGCACATCATCCCCGAGCAGCCAAATGCTGTCAACGTAACCCTCGAGCTCGGCGAAGCAACCACCAGCGTCACCGTCAACGGCGATACCCTCCCTCCTCTCGACACCGAGACCGCCTCCATCAGCGGAACTGTAGACAGCAACCAGATCCAACATCTCCCCTCCACCGGCCGCGATGTCTTTCAGCTTGTGCAGCTCGCCCCCGGCGTCTTCGGCGACGGCGCACAATCTTCAAACCCAGGCAATGCCAATCAGCTTCCTGGAACCCAGGGCCCCGGCGGAGCCAACCGAAGCAATGGCATCTTCCAGACCGAGAACGGTCCCCAGGCCAACGCCAACGGAGGACAGTACGAGACCAATGGCATCCAGATCGACGGCATCAGTACCGTCAGCGCAGTCTGGGGCGGAACCTCGGTCATCACTCCCTCCGAAGACTCCGTCGGCAATATCAAAGTCCTCTCGAACGGCTACGACGCCGAAAACGGCCGCTTCAGCGGAGCCCAGATTCAGGTCACCTCGAAGACCGGCAGCAATCAATTTCACGGAAGCGCCTACTTCCGTGCCAGCCGCCCCGGCCTCAACGCCTACCAGCGCTACAACGGCGCCGGCACCTTTCAACCCGGTACTCCGTCGGAACGAGGCCTCTTGCGAGACAGCGAAAGGGCAAACCAGATCGGCGGAAGCGTTGGCGGCCCTATTCTTCACGACAGGCTCTTTGCCTTCTTCTCCTACGAAACCCAGCGCAATAACTCGCAGACGCCGGGTACCGGCTGGTATGAAACGGCCGCGTTTCAAGCCCTCGCCCCTGCAAACAGCATCTCCAAGACCTACCTGAGCTTCCCCGGCTCTCTAGTCTCAGCTTCATCTCTTATCGATCAAACCTGCGCCAATGCAGGCCTGGCCGAAGGCGTTAACTGCGTCACCATTCCAGGTCAGGGTCTTAACATCGGTTCCCCTCTCAAACAGGCTCTTGGCACCCAGGACCTCACCTGGCAAAGCGTCACCAACCCAGGTGTTGGCGGAGGCCTCTCGAACGTGCCCGACATCGCCTTCTACAACACGCTGAACCCTAGCTCTCAAATCGCCAGCCAGTACAACGGACGCCTCGACGCCGACATCACCAAGAAAGACCATGCCGCCTTCGCGGTCTACTGGGTCCCCCTCACCTCAACCACCTACAACAGTTCGGTCCGCGCCTACAATCTCTTCAATCACGAGCAAAATAACGAAGCATACTCCATCATCTACAACCACATCTTCTCGCCAACCTTTCTCAACGAAGCTCGCGCCAACGACGCCGGCTATCGCTACAACGAGGTCACCTCGAACCCGCAGGCGCCCTTCGGCCTCCCCCTCGCCATCGTGGAGAACCTGGGCAGTGCCACACTCGGTACCTTTGGTGCCGGTGGCCCAGCCGTTCTCAATCAACACACCTTCACCTACAAAGACGTAGCCACCAAGATCGCCGGAAATCACACCATCAAATTCGGTGGAGAAGTCACGAGGCTCTACTACCTCAACGACGCCATCAACGCTGCTCGGCCGCTCTACTCCTTCTACAACATCTGGGACTTTCTCAACGACGCTCCGGAACGGGAAGACGCCAGCTTCAATCCTGCAACCGGCACTCCCTCCGCCAACCGCCAGGATACCCGCGAAGATCTCTACGGCTTCTTCATCCAGGACGACTGGAAGGCTCTCCCGAATCTGACCCTCAATGCAGGCCTCCGTTACTCTTACTTTGGACCATTCTCCTCGAAAGAAAACAACCTCGGCGTCGTCGTTCTCGGCAGTGGTGCCACCGGCTTCACCGGCCTCACCGTCCGGCAAGGCGGCAATCTCACCAACGCGCAAAAGGGCAACTTCGGCCCGCAATTCGGCTTCGCCTTCAGCCCCGATATGTTTCACGGCAAAGCTGTCTTTCGCGGCGGGTACGGCCTCAACTACAACCAGTCCGAGATCTCGATCACATCCAACTCCGGCAACAATCCCCCCGGTATTCTTAGCGTCAGCTACGCCAGCGGCAGTCCCACCACCATCGATCCGCGAATCGTCTACGGCATCGCCCCCGATCCCAAATCGCTCTTCGGCTATCCGCCCAACCCCAACGCCATCGGAGGCTTCAACTCCGCAAACCTCCCGGTCAGAGGCGGAGCCTTCCTCTATGCCTTCCAACCCAACCAGCCCACCATCTACACCCAGCACTTCTCCCTCGACACCCAGATCGATCTCGGACATCAGTTCGTCGCCACCGTCGGCTACCAGGGAAGCACGACCAAGCATCTCATCGTTCAAACCTTCCTCTACGCCAACGCGTTCGCAGCCGGGATACCGCAAAACAATCTCGTGCAGAACATCGACGAGTATGCAAACACCGGTAACTCCAACAACAACTCCCTCCTGTTAGGTTTCAAGCACCAGATGTCGCACCAGTTCATGTTCGACGCGGAGTTCAACTACGCCAAGACCATGGATACCGGCTCCGGTCCCTTCTACATGGACCCCTATCCCTACCTGCCTTACCTCGCCTACGGTCGCTCCGACTTCAACTACGGAAAGGCGTTCAAGCTCTACGGCCTGTGGCAGCCAAAGTTCTTCCACGGCAACTCCTTTCTCTCAAAAGTTGCGGATGGCTGGTCGGTCAGCGGCATCTTCAACCTGCACACCGGCTTCCCCTTCACCCCCACCTACAACGTGCCCGGAGGCAGCCTCTACTACTCCGCCAGCCCCTACAACACCCTGCGCCCGGCCTCCTATAACGGAGGTGCCAAAAACAGCAGCAGCAACAATGCCTTTGAGAACGGCAGGCCAAACGTCAACTTCCCCAACGCCGGCCCTGCCCAACCCTACTTCACTGCACCCGTCGCGCCCACCGCTGGCAGTTCAGGCTTTGCCTCCGGCCTGCCGCAGCTTCCCGGTATCGCGCGCAACTCCTTCAACGGCCCCGGCTATAAAGACTTCGACGCAACCCTCGTCAAGTCCTTCGGTCTTCCAAAGGCACGCATCATCGGAGAGGACGCCGCTATCGAGATCAGAGCCGACGCCTTCAACCTCTTCAACAACATCAATCTCACACCAAGTACGATCGTCACGAACATCGAAACTCCCAACTTCGGCCAGGCCACCAGCGGCCTCTCCGGACGCATCGTCAACCTCCAGGCCCGCTTCAGCTTCTAG
- a CDS encoding STAS domain-containing protein yields MNTLEIKIMKYGEIEAVELTGALVLGTPVNTLRQKIDNLTAHGATQFVFNLTGITRMDSSGIGLLVMIMSSTKEAGGALKLVNPSKQVTQTLKMCNLLPLFEIFSEEQEAISSFAPS; encoded by the coding sequence TTGAACACGCTTGAGATCAAGATCATGAAGTACGGAGAGATCGAAGCCGTCGAGCTCACCGGCGCACTCGTCCTCGGCACTCCCGTCAACACCCTGCGCCAAAAAATCGACAACCTCACCGCTCACGGAGCCACCCAGTTCGTCTTCAATCTCACCGGCATCACCCGCATGGACTCGAGCGGCATCGGCCTCCTCGTCATGATCATGAGCTCCACCAAAGAAGCCGGCGGAGCCTTGAAACTCGTCAATCCATCCAAGCAGGTAACCCAGACCCTGAAGATGTGCAACCTCCTGCCACTCTTCGAGATCTTCTCCGAAGAACAGGAAGCAATCTCCTCCTTCGCCCCCTCCTGA
- a CDS encoding sugar phosphate isomerase/epimerase family protein — MINTLSRRSFVQSGALLAAAGITSNAIPSLALQPSPATGAPSPIQLGLTSYTFRNFTRDQMIGYMKQLNITDLNVKDIKDHLPMDPAEEAKALADYTAAGIKLHAAGAIYFTKDDDADIRSKFEYCKRAGISVIVAGDPAPDTLPRIEKFVKEYDIRIAIHNHGPEDKLWHSPLDILKAVKNMDPRIGCCIDVGHTVRAGTDVAQAIHEVGPRLFNVHMKDLTNFQSKESQVAVGDGIMPVRGIFEALIKTKYKGFVDLEYEVHADDPMPGVIASFSYMRGVLAGMGYLTHG; from the coding sequence ATGATCAACACCCTATCCCGTCGCAGCTTCGTCCAATCCGGCGCCCTCCTCGCAGCAGCAGGCATCACCTCCAACGCCATCCCTTCCCTCGCTCTGCAACCCTCCCCCGCCACCGGAGCACCCTCGCCCATCCAGCTCGGCCTCACCAGCTACACCTTCCGCAACTTCACCCGCGACCAGATGATCGGCTACATGAAGCAGCTCAACATCACCGACCTCAACGTCAAAGACATCAAAGACCACCTCCCCATGGACCCCGCCGAAGAGGCCAAGGCCCTCGCCGACTACACCGCCGCCGGCATCAAGCTCCACGCCGCCGGAGCCATCTACTTCACCAAAGATGACGACGCCGACATCCGCAGCAAATTCGAATACTGCAAGCGCGCCGGAATCTCCGTCATCGTCGCCGGCGACCCCGCCCCCGACACCCTCCCCCGCATCGAAAAATTCGTCAAGGAATACGACATCCGCATCGCCATCCACAACCACGGCCCCGAAGACAAGCTCTGGCACTCCCCCCTCGACATCCTCAAAGCCGTCAAAAACATGGACCCACGCATCGGCTGCTGCATCGACGTTGGCCACACCGTCCGTGCCGGCACCGACGTCGCCCAGGCCATTCACGAAGTCGGCCCCCGCCTCTTCAACGTCCACATGAAGGACCTCACCAACTTCCAAAGCAAAGAGAGCCAGGTAGCTGTAGGCGACGGAATCATGCCCGTCCGAGGCATCTTCGAAGCCCTCATCAAAACCAAATACAAAGGTTTCGTCGACCTCGAATACGAAGTCCACGCCGACGACCCCATGCCCGGCGTCATCGCCAGCTTCTCCTACATGCGAGGCGTCCTCGCAGGGATGGGATACCTCACCCACGGCTGA
- a CDS encoding Gfo/Idh/MocA family protein: protein MITRREFLDTMAVSAAGLAVASTAKSYAQIMGSNDRLNFAVIGVRSRAYAHLSALKANKKDARITYVCDVDSNTLKKFADDTQKEMGEAPATEKDFRHILQQKDVDAITIAAPDHWHTPMAIAGLQAGKHVYVEKPCSHNPAEGALLVQAQQKYGKLVQMGTQQRSSPHTAEIVDKIHNGLIGRAYFAKAWYSNVRKSIGTGKEAPVPPQLDWDLFQGPAPRRAYTDNIQPYNWHWFRTYGTGETLNNGTHEVDVCRWALGVDFPDRVTSSGGRYQFKDDWQFYDTLVTSFYYPDKMITWEGKSCQGMKYYNRDRGSAIMGTTGTVLVDRDGYEIYDLKGNKTSELKANKDQTSSTDLTGRDSMTDAHFANFIAGVRKGEKLNAPVSIGNVAVTMLQLSNVAWEVNRELQLDNSDGKVLHDSEAMKMWGRDYEKGWAPHV from the coding sequence ATGATCACCAGACGAGAGTTTCTCGACACAATGGCAGTTAGCGCAGCAGGCCTCGCTGTCGCCTCCACCGCAAAGAGCTACGCGCAGATCATGGGCTCCAACGACCGGCTCAACTTTGCCGTCATCGGCGTTCGCAGCCGCGCCTATGCTCACCTCTCCGCCCTCAAGGCCAACAAGAAAGATGCCCGCATCACCTATGTCTGCGACGTCGACAGCAATACGCTCAAGAAGTTCGCCGACGACACGCAAAAAGAGATGGGTGAAGCCCCCGCCACCGAAAAAGACTTCCGCCACATCCTCCAACAAAAAGATGTCGACGCCATCACCATCGCCGCGCCCGACCACTGGCACACCCCCATGGCCATCGCCGGCTTGCAGGCCGGCAAGCACGTCTACGTCGAAAAACCCTGCAGCCATAACCCCGCCGAAGGCGCGCTCCTCGTTCAGGCCCAGCAGAAGTACGGAAAGCTCGTCCAGATGGGCACGCAGCAGCGCTCCTCCCCCCATACCGCAGAGATCGTCGACAAGATTCACAACGGCCTCATCGGTCGCGCCTACTTCGCCAAAGCCTGGTACAGCAACGTAAGAAAATCCATCGGCACCGGTAAAGAAGCACCCGTTCCTCCGCAACTCGACTGGGATCTCTTCCAGGGTCCGGCGCCGCGCAGAGCCTACACCGACAACATCCAGCCCTACAACTGGCACTGGTTCAGAACCTACGGTACCGGCGAAACCCTCAACAACGGCACCCACGAGGTTGACGTCTGCCGCTGGGCACTCGGCGTCGACTTTCCCGACCGCGTCACCTCCTCCGGTGGACGCTATCAGTTCAAGGACGACTGGCAGTTCTACGACACCCTCGTCACCAGCTTCTACTACCCCGACAAGATGATCACCTGGGAGGGCAAGAGCTGCCAGGGCATGAAGTACTACAACCGCGACCGTGGCTCGGCCATCATGGGAACCACCGGCACCGTCCTCGTCGACCGCGACGGCTACGAGATCTACGACCTCAAAGGAAACAAGACCAGCGAGTTGAAAGCAAACAAGGATCAAACCTCCTCCACCGACCTCACCGGTCGCGACTCCATGACCGACGCCCACTTCGCGAACTTCATCGCAGGCGTCCGCAAAGGAGAAAAACTTAACGCTCCCGTCTCCATCGGAAACGTAGCCGTCACCATGCTTCAACTCTCCAACGTTGCCTGGGAGGTCAACCGCGAGCTGCAACTCGACAACTCCGACGGCAAGGTGCTCCACGACTCCGAAGCCATGAAGATGTGGGGACGCGACTACGAAAAAGGCTGGGCGCCCCACGTCTAG